From the genome of Deinococcus sp. JMULE3, one region includes:
- a CDS encoding DsbA family protein, with the protein MITPFPTRFLALSAALLLSAPAGAQLLQTPAQTLAQSTLKGLSADGTVLRQGATTVTLDVSGGYVVGVLTETDSLDDLARGVGAGWGLDAANLPKLKANLSNPQLLAAARGGFVDMTDDAGTDLIALKVTGEGSATRYAAYVAVNIWPDSAFPATKAVTGSAAAPVTLRIFSDFQCPYCKQMWDTAMPAWRRDSATYRVMHYEFPLSFHRNAQGAAEASECAAAQGKFWPFADQLFANFSVWTPLDPKDAPAKYAGYAKAAGLDTAAFKTCVGQRAFKASVDAQVQAGLKVNVQGTPTVYLNGLKLSNYGDAREVARARAITTAQPSAASVIEARLKAFR; encoded by the coding sequence ATGATCACCCCCTTCCCCACCCGCTTCCTGGCCCTGTCTGCCGCCCTCCTTCTGAGTGCCCCGGCGGGCGCGCAGCTGCTGCAGACGCCCGCGCAGACGCTGGCGCAGTCCACCCTGAAGGGCCTGAGCGCCGACGGCACGGTGCTGCGTCAGGGCGCGACGACCGTCACGCTGGACGTCAGTGGCGGGTACGTGGTGGGCGTCCTGACCGAGACGGACTCGCTGGACGATCTGGCGCGCGGCGTGGGCGCCGGGTGGGGGCTGGACGCGGCGAACCTGCCGAAACTGAAAGCCAACCTCAGCAACCCGCAACTGCTGGCTGCAGCGCGCGGGGGGTTCGTGGATATGACCGACGACGCGGGCACCGACCTGATCGCCCTGAAGGTCACGGGCGAGGGCAGCGCCACGCGGTACGCGGCGTACGTCGCCGTGAACATCTGGCCGGACAGCGCCTTCCCGGCAACGAAGGCCGTGACCGGCAGCGCTGCGGCGCCCGTCACGCTGCGGATCTTCAGCGACTTCCAGTGCCCGTATTGCAAGCAGATGTGGGACACGGCAATGCCCGCGTGGCGTAGGGACAGCGCGACGTACCGCGTGATGCACTACGAGTTCCCGCTGTCCTTCCACCGCAACGCGCAGGGCGCGGCAGAGGCCAGCGAGTGCGCCGCCGCGCAGGGGAAATTCTGGCCGTTCGCGGATCAGCTGTTTGCGAACTTCAGCGTCTGGACCCCACTGGACCCGAAGGACGCCCCCGCGAAGTACGCCGGGTACGCGAAGGCCGCGGGGCTGGATACAGCGGCATTCAAGACCTGCGTGGGTCAGCGGGCGTTCAAGGCCAGCGTGGACGCCCAGGTGCAGGCAGGCCTGAAGGTGAACGTGCAGGGCACCCCGACCGTGTACCTGAACGGCCTGAAACTGTCGAACTACGGCGACGCGCGTGAGGTGGCCCGCGCCCGCGCGATCACGACGGCGCAGCCCTCGGCGGCCAGCGTGATCGAGGCGCGACTGAAAGCGTTCCGCTGA